AGTGCCCTCACGGAAGTGTTCCCCGATGGTACGGGCCTCGTTGTAGGTCCTGGGGTGCAGCGTGGTGATGCGGTACGGCTCCCGCTCGGACACGACCTTGGGCATGATCACCGGTGCGTTCTTCTCCATGTTCGGACGTTCAGGTGTGATGGATGCCACGGGGGCGATTCGGGCGGGTCGCCCGCTTTCCGCGGGGAGCTGAACCGGCTCGCGCTGAGCGGGCGGTTGCACCACTCGTACCGGTTCGTCCCTTTCGCGCTCCCGCTCGCGCTCGCGTTCCACCTGGTGCGGGGGCTGATGCCGTCGCCGCTCGGGCTCCGGCTCAGGTTCGAATTCGTCGTCGGGGTCGAACCCCGGACCGTCGTACCCATCGTCCTCCACGAGGCCGAGGTAGACCGCCATCTTGCGCATCGCGCCGGCCATGCTCCGAGTCCTCCGCTCTGTGGTGGATCGGCATTCGTCACCAAGTGCCCGCGATCCACTGTGGTCCGCCCCGTTGTACTGGGGAATGACCATATTTTCTGCTGTGGTCCGACTTGCTTCGCGACGTTACCCGAGCCCGGGTCGGACTCCGAGTACCGCCGTACCGACGCGTACATGTGTCGCTCCGGCCGCCACCGCGTCCTCGAGGTCCGCGCTCATACCTGCGGAGACCATGGTGGCAGCAGGATGACCGGTGCGCAGGCGGGTGGCGATTTCCATCAGCCGGTCGAACGCGGCCCGTTGCCTGCCGGCAAACGGTCCGGCCAGCGGCGCCACGGTCATCAGACCGTCCAGCCGCAGCCCCTCGGCCGCGTCGACCGCGGCCGCCAACTCCTCGATCCCGTCCGGCGCGACCCCGCCGCGCTCGCCTCGCTCGCCGCTCTCCGCGTCCAGGGCGACCTGGATCAGACAGCCCAGTTCGCGCTCCGCGCGGACCGCCGCCCCCGAGAGGGCCGTGACCAGCTTGATCCGGTCCACCGACTGCACGACATCGGCATAACTCATCACAGAACGAACCTTGTTCGTCTGCAATTGTCCGACAAAGTGCCATGTCAGGGAAAGATCCGCACAAGCGGTGGCTTTGGGTGCCGCGTCCTGGTCACGATTCTCCGCGACATGGCGCACACCCAGTTCGTGCAGCATCCGTACATCGCTCGCGGGGTAGGTCTTGGTGACCACGATCAGGGTCACCTCCTCGCGCTCGCGGCCGGCCGCGGCGCAGGCGGAGGTGATCCTTTCCTCCACCTGTGCCAGATTCGCCGCGAGTTGAGCCTTACGGTCCGTCATGCCCTATCAGTCCAACCAGACATATCCGGCGAGCCGCCCGGTGGTGCGGTCGCGGCGGTACGAGAAGTGGTCGCCCGATTCACGGGTGCAGACCGGCGAACGGTGCAGGTCACTCACGCCGAGAGCGGTGAGCTGGGCGTGGACTCCGCCGGTGACGTCGACCGCCGGGGTCCCCCAGCTGGTCTCGGCCCAGGTGCCGGGGACCGCCGCGGCGACCTCGGCGCGCATCTCCTCCGGCACCTCGTAGCACCGTCCGCAGACGGCCGGTCCGGTGTGCGCGGTGATCCGGGAAGGGCGTGCGCCCAGCGCGGTCATCGCCTCGACCACGGCCGGGACGACTCCGGCGACCAGCCCCGGCCGCCCGGCGTGCGCCGCCCCCACGACTCCGGTGACCGGGTCGACGAGGAGGACGGGGGTGCAGTCGGCGGTGAGGACGGCGAGCGCCAGTCCGCGCCGCGTGGTCACCAGCGCGTCCACGGCCGGGATCTCCGCGTCCGCGCCCCAGGGTCCGTCGACCACCGCCACGTCCCGGCCGTGCACCTGGTTCATCCAGACGACCGAGGCCGGGTCGAGGCCGAGCCGGCGGGCCGCGCGCTCGCGGTTCGCGCCGACGGCGGCGGGGTCGTCACCGACCGCGCCGCCGAGGTTGAGCTCACCGTACGGAGCGGCGCTCACTCCGCCCCACCGGTCGGTGAAGGCGAAATGAGCGCTGCCCGTGACGGGTTCCGCCTGGTGGTGACCTATCACTTCAAGAAGTCCGGTACGTCCAGCTCTTCGGCCTGGGTGTCCTGGTAGGGACGGGCCGGCGGGACGTGCGGCGGAGAGACCGGCGACAGCGGGCTCTCGCTCGAAGCCGACGCGGGGGTGGGCTCGGCCGGGGCCGGGCTCTCCTCGCGCGGAGGTACGGAACCGAGGCCGCCGGCCGGGCGCGCGGACTCGGCGGAGGGCCTGGCCGGAGCGGCCGGCTCCTCCCGCTTGTTCGTGTTGCCCCCGAGGGCGCTCTCCCGGCGGGTCGGCGGCTGTCCGCCGTCGAACCCGGCCGCGATCACGGTGACCCGCACCTCGTCACCCAGGGCGTCGTCGATGACGGCGCCGAAGATGATGTTGGCCTCGGGGTGGGCCGCCTCGCTCACCAGCTGGGCGGCCTCGTTGATCTCGAAGAGACCGAGGTCGCTGCCGCCGGAGATGGAGAGCAGGACGCCTCGGGCGCCGTCGATGGACGCCTCCAGCAGCGGCGAGGAGATCGCCATCTCGGCCGCCGCGACCGCGCGGTCGTCGCCACGCGCCGACCCGATGCCCATGAGCGCCGATCCGGCCTCGGACATGACCGACTTGACGTCGGCGAAGTCGAGGTTGATCAGGCCCGGGGTGGTGATCAGGTCGGTGATGCCCTGGACACCCGAGAGCAGGACCTGGTCGGCCGACTTGAAGGCGTCGAGAACGCTGACCTGACGGTCCGAGATGGACAGCAGGCGGTCGTTCGGGATGACGATGAGGGTGTCGACCTCTTCGCGGAGTTCGGCGATGCCGTCCTCCGCCTGGTTGGCGCGTCGCCGGCCCTCGAAGGTGAACGGGCGGGTGACCACACCGATCGTCAGGGCGCCCAGCGAGCGCGCGATGTTGGCGACGACGGGTGCGCCGCCGGTGCCGGTGCCGCCGCCTTCTCCGGCGGTGACGAAGACCATGTCGGCCCCCTTGAGGACCTCCTCGATCTCCTCACGGTGGTCCTCTGCCGCCTTACGACCGACGGCCGGGTTCGCCCCGGCGCCGAGGCCCCGGGTGAGTTCACGGCCGACGTCGAGCTTGACGTCGGCGTCGCTCATCAACAGGGCTTGTGCGTCCGTGTTGATCGCGATGAACTCGACGCCCTTGAGACCGACCTCGATCATTCGGTTGATGGCATTGACACCACCGCCGCCGACACCGATGACCTTGATGACTGCGAGGTAGTTCTGCGGTGCTGCCACGTCGAAGGCCTCTCGCCTCGAGTTACGTGTCGTCGCTCTGCGGAGGACCCGCGGCGACGACTGATGTCGATGGGGACGGTCCGAACGCCGACCCAAACCCTAACGTTCAACTTTAGGGTTACCAGTGTGTCTGCTTCCTGGACTCTTCCGAACAGGACACTAAGTCGACAAGTGGCGCACGTTCAACGAACACGCCGAACCTCCCGTTTTTCTTTTCACCCTATGTGATCACCCGTAGCGCTGACCAACCAGGGTGCTGGCCAGCACAAATGCACGTCAACTCCCTGATACCGCAGGGGCGCTGGGGGCACTCACGTCGAACTGTCCCGCTTTGGGCTCCGCCTTCATGAGAGCGGTGAGAACACGCGCCTTCTCGGGCCCGTCCTCACCACTGCCCCAGATCACCACCCGATCCCGGGTGAGCCGCAAGGAGACCGCGTCGTACGAGGTGATCCGTACGGCCTCGGTGTCCTTGGCGACACCCTCGGGGAGTTCACCCGCGATCTGAACCGCCTCCCGCAACAGACGGTCACTGCCGAACCGGCGTAGACTCGCCGACCGTTCCGGCTTCAGCTCCAGCAGGGGTACGCCCTTGGGAGCCCGGTCCACCGTGGCGAACCGGAAGCCCGTACCGTCCACTTCGACGAACTTCGCACCCTTTTCGACCAGCAGGACCGGTTTGCGTTCGGTCACCTTAAGGCTGATGCGGTGCGGCCAGGACCGTACGACATCCACCGAGTCGATACGAGGCAACTTCTGGCGCAACCGGGCCTCCATGGCGCCGGTGTCCACGGAGATCAGCGGAGCGCCGACCGGGGCGGCGGCGACGGCCTCCACCTCCTCGCGGGTCAGCACCTCGACGCCGCTCGTGGAGACGCCCTCGACGCGGAGCCAGGAGGAGCCGTAGAGCACCCAGACGGTGAACGCGGTGAGCAGGGCCGCCGCGACGCCGATCAGGATCAGCAGCGTACGGCGGCTGATCCGGCGCTCCTCGGGGCCGATGTGCGGCGGGCGGGCGGGGGTGTCCGCACGCCCCGCTGCGCCGCGCTGGGCGGTCGTCGGTCCGGCCACGCTCGCTCCTTCGCCGGACCCGGGACGCCCGTCCCGGGTCCGCACCGCCTCGCGCCGCACGCCTAGTGGCGTGAGGCGATCGCTTCGTACACCATGCCGACGAGCAGGTCGTCGGCGTCGCGCCGGCCGAACTCCGCGGCGGCACGGGACATTTCGTACAGCCGGTGGGGGTCCGAGAGCACCGGCAGGACGTTGCCCTGCACCCACTCCGGGGTCAGTGCCGCGTCGTCCACCAGCAGGCCGCCGCCGGCGTTGACCACCGGCTGGGCGTTCAGCCGCTGTTCGCCGTTGCCGATGGGCAGCGGGACGTAGGCGGCGGGAAGCCCGACGGCGGAGAGTTCGGCGACGGTCATCGCGCCCGCGCGGCAGAGCATCATGTCGGCCGCGGCGTACGCGAGGTCCATCCGGTCCACGTACGGTACCGGGATGTAGGGCGGCATCCCGGGCATGTTGTCGATCCGCGGCAATTCGTTCTTCGGGCCGACCACATGGAGGATCTGGATCCCGGAGCGCTGGAGCAGCGGCGCGACCCGCTGGACGACCTCGTTGAGGTGGCGCGCGCCCTGCGAGCCGCCGGAGACCAGCAGCGTGGGCAGATTGGGGTCGAGGCCGAAGGAGGCGCGGGCCTCCGGACGGACCCGGGCGCGGTCCAGAGTGGCGATGGTGCGGCGCAGCGGGATGCCGATGTAGCGGGCGCCGCGCAGCTTGCTGTCCGGCGTGGAGACGGCGACCCCGTGGGCGTACCGGGAGCCGATCTTGTTGGCGAGGCCGGGTCGGGCGTTGGCCTCGTGGACCACGATCGGTACGCCGACGCGCTTGGCGGCGAGGTAGCCGGGCAGCGCGACGTAACCGCCGAAGCCGACCACGCAGTCCGCCTTGGTGCGCTCCAGGATCTGCTCGGCGGCCTTGATCGTGCCGCGCAGCCGGCCCGGGACGGTGATCAGCTCGGGGGTGGGCTTACGGGGCAGCGGCACGGCAGGGATGAGGGCGAGCTCGTACCCCCGCTCGGGTACGAGCCTGGTCTCCAGGCCGCGTTCCGTACCGAGGGCAGTGATTCCCACGGTCGGGTCCTGCCTGCGCAGGGCGTCTGCGAGGGCAAGCGCGGGCTCGATGTGTCCGGCGGTCCCCCCGCCGGCGAGTACGACATGCACCGAAATTCACCGCTCTCCGGACGAACGCTTCTTGACGCGCCGTCTCATCGTCTTCCATCTCACCCCGGGCCTCCGCATGGCCAGGGCCGCCCGCGCGGCGGGATCGTCCCGCGCGAAGGCGATCATGAGCCCGACCGCGAACATCGTCGGCAGCAGGGCGGACCCTCCGTAGGAGAACAGCGGGAGCGGGACACCGGCGATCGGCAACAGGCCGAGCACCGCACCGATGTTGATCACGGCCTGGGCCATGATCCAGGTGGTCACGCCTCCCGCGGCATACCTGACGAAGGGGTCCTCCGTGCGTCCGGCCACGCGGATACCCGCATAGCCTAGAGCCGCGAACAGGGCGAGCACGGACAGCGTCCCCGCAAGACCCAGTTCCTCACCGGTGATCGCGAAGATGAAGTCGGTGTGGGCTTCCGGGAGTTGACCCCATTTTTCCACACTCGCACCGAGCCCGGAACCGAACCATCCGCCGGAGGCCAGCGCGTAGATTCCGTGGGCCGCCTGCCAGCAGCCGTCGTCCGGGTCGGGTTCGCCGATGATGCCCATGCAGGAGAGCCGGGACATCCGGTTGGGGCTGGTCCAGATCAGCAGGAAGGCGATGACGGCGGCGAATCCGAGCACCCCGGCGAAGAGCCGGGTGGGGGCGCCGGCCAGCCAGAGCAGGCCGAAGAGGATCGCCGTGAGAATGATCGCGGTCCCCATGTCGCCGCCCAGCATGATCAGCCCGAGCACCATGAAGGCGACCGGCACGAGCGGGACGAGCATGTGCTTCCACTGCGTCAGCAACCGCTTGTCCTGCTTGCGGGCGAGCAGGTCGGCGCCCCAGAGGATGAGCGCGAGCTTGCCGAACTCGCTGGGCTGGATCTGGAACGGGCCGCCCAGGTAGAGCCAGTTCTGGTTGCCGTTGACCGACATCCCTATCCCCGGCACCTGGACCAGGACCATCAGGAAGACCGTGATCATCAGCATCGGGTAGGCCAGCGCGCGGTGGAGTTTCACCGGCATCCGGGAGGCGACCAGCATGAGCGCGCCCCCGATGACGGCGGCGACGAACTGCTTGCCGAAGAAGTACGTCGACGACTTGTCGATGCTCAACGCCTTGATCATCGAGGCGGAGTAGACCATCACCAGGCCCAGCACGGTGATCAGGAGGCTGGAGCCCAGGATCACGTAGTAGGCCGTCAGGGGCCGGTCCCAGGCCCGGCGTGCCTGCTCGTAGAGGCGCCGTACGCCGCCGCCGCGCGGGGTGCGGGGGGCCGGGGAGCCGCGTCCCGCGCCACGGGGCGGCGCCGGCCGGCGGCTGCGTACGGCGGAGCTCTTCTCGGCCGGCATTGTCGCTGTCCCCTCCACTGCTCGTGCCCGGGGGCGCGGCCCCGGCGCGGAGCCCGGTCGGTCAGGCGCTCGTCTCGGCGCGTGCGCGGACCGCGTCCGCGAACGCCTCGCCCCGCTTGTTGTAGTTGGTGAACATGTCCATCGAGGCGCAGGCCGGGGCCAGCAGTACCGTATCGCCCGGCCGCGCCAGCCGGGCGGCATGCTCCACCGCCTCGGACATCGCCCCAGTGTCGGTCCGGTCGAGGTCGACCACCGGGACTTCGGGGGCGTGTCGCGTCAGGGCTTCATGGATCAGCGCGCGGTCGGCGCCCATCAGCACGACCCCGCGCAGCCGCTTCGCCGCGCCGGTGACCAGCTCGTCGAAGGTGGCGCCCTTGGCGAGGCCGCCCGCGATCCAGACGATGGAGTCGTAGGCGGCGAGGGAGGCCTCGGTGGCGTGGGTGTTGGTGGCCTTCGAGTCGTCGACGTAGGCCACTTCGCCGATGTCCGCGACGTGTTCGATGCGGTGGGCGTCGGGGCGGAAGGCGCGCAGCCCGTCGCGGACGGCGGCCGGTTCCACGCCGAAGGCGCGGGCGAGGGCGGCGGCGGCGAGCGCGTTGGCGATGTTGTGCGGGGCGGGCGGGTTGACGTCGGAGACCTCGGCGAGCTCCTGGGCCTGCTTCTGGCGGTTCTTCACGAAGGCCCGGTCGACGAGGATGCCGTCGACCACGCCGAGCTGCGAGGGGCCGGGGGGGCCCAGGGTGAAGCCGATGGCCCGGCAGCCCTCCTCGACGTCGGCCTCGCGGACCAGGTCCTCGGTGGCGGGGTCGGCCGCGTTGTAGACGCAGGCGACCGTGTTGCCCTCGTAGACCCGGCCCTTGTCGGCGGCGTACGCCTCCATGGAGCCGTGCCAGTCGAGGTGGTCGGGGGCCAGGTTGAGGACGGCGGCGGAGTGGGCGCGCGGGGAGGGCGCCCAGTGCAGCTGGTAGCTGGAGAGTTCGACGGCGAGGACGTCGTACTCCTGCTCGCCGAGCACCGCGTCCAGCAGCGATACGCCGATGTTGCCGACCGCCGCCGTGCGCAGGCCGGCCGCTTCGAGGATCGAGGCCAGCATCCGTACGGTGGTGGTCTTGCCGTTGGTGCCGGTGACGGCCAGCCAGGGGGCGGCCTCGCGGCCGTTGGTCCCGCGCAGCCGCCAGGCGAGTTCGACGTCGCCCCAGATGTCGACGCCCGCCTCGGCGGCGGCCAGGAAGAGCGGCTTGTCCGGCTGCCAGCCGGGGGCGGTGACGACGAGTTCCGTGGACGGCGGCAGGGTGGCGCCGTCGCCGAGGCGAACGGTGATGCCGAGCGCCTCCAGTTCGGCCGCCTGCGCGCGGGCGCGCTCGTCGTCGCCGTCGTTGACGACGGTGACGAGCGCGCCGCGCTCGTGCAGGGCGCGGGCCGCGGGGATGCCGCTGACCCCGAGTCCGGCGACGGTGACGTGCTTGCCCTGCCAGTCCACGGTGCTCACTTCTTGGCTGCCCATCCCGCGTAGAAGAGGCCGAGGCCGACGATCACGCACATGCCCTGGATGATCCAGAAGCGGACCACCACCAGGACTTCGGACCACCCCTTGAGTTCGAAGTGGTGCTGGAGCGGTGCCATCCGGAAGACCCGCTTGCCGGTCATCTTGAACGAACCGACCTGGATGACCACGGACATGGTGATCATCACGAAGAGGCCGCCGAGGATGGCGAGCAGGAACTCGGTGCGGGAGAGGATCGCGAGGCCCGCCAGCGCGCCGCCGAGGGCGAGCGAGCCGGTGTCGCCCATGAAGATCTTGGCGGGCGAGGTGTTCCACCACAGGAAGCCGAAGCAGGCGCCCATCAGGGCGGCGGCGACGACGGCCAGGTCGAGTGGGTCGCGTACCTCGAAACAGGCGCTGGGGTTGGTCAGGTTGGCCGCGTTGGCGCAGGACTCCTGGAACTGCCAGAGGCCGATGAAGGTGTAGGCGCCGAAGACCATCACCGAGGCGCCGGTGGCCAGTCCGTCCAGGCCGTCCGTGAGGTTCACGCCGTTGGACATGGCGAGGATCATGAACAGCGCCCAGACGCAGAACAGCACCGGGCCGATCGACCAGCCGAAGTCCTCCACGAAGGAGAGCCGGGTGGAGGCGGGGGTGTTGCCCCGGGAGTCGGCGAACTGGAGCGAGAGCACCGCGAAGGCGATACCCACGATCAGCTGGCCGGCCATCTTCGCCTTGGCCCGCAGACCCAGCGAACGCTGCTTGACGATCTTGATGTAGTCGTCGAGGAAGCCGACGAGCCCCATCCCCGCCATCAGGAACAGCACGAGGATGCCGGAGTACCGGATGTCCTCGCCGGTGATCACCTTCGCGAGGAAGTACGCGATGACGGTCGCCAGGATGAAGGCGATGCCGCCCATCGTGGGCGTGCCCTTCTTGCTGCCGTGCGTGCGCGGGCCGTCGTCCCGGATGAACTGCCCGTATCCCTTGCGGGCCAGCAGCTTGATCAGCAGCGGGGTACCGACCAGGGTCAGGAAGAGCCCGATGGCCCCCGCGAAGAGGATCTGCCTCATCGGCCGGCGACCTCGCCCTCGGTCGAGTTCTCCAGCAGTGCCTGGGCGACCTTCTCCAGGCCGACCGACCGGGACGCCTTCACCAGCACGACGTCTCCCGGGCGCAGTTCACTGCGCAGCAGGTCGACGGCCGCCTGTGCGTCGGACACGTGCACCGACTCCTCACCCCACGAACCCTCGTTATATGCGCCCAGTTGCAGCCAGGAGGCTTCTCTCCCCCGACAGCGACGAGCTTGCTGACGTTGAGCCGGACGGCGAGCCGTCCGACCGCGTCGTGCTCGGCGAGCGACGCGTCACCGAGCTCGGCCATCTGACCGAGCACCGCCCAGGTGCGTCCCCCGTCGGCCGCTCGGGCCTGACCCATGGCAGCCAGCGCACGCAGTGCGGCTCTCATGGATTCGGGGTTCGCGTTGTAGGCGTCGTTGACGACCGTCACACCGTCCGGACGCTCGGTGACCTCCATGCGCCAGCGGGAGAGGGTGCCCGCCTCCGAGAGCGCATCGGCGATCTCGGTCACGGACATGCCCAACTCATGGGCGACGGCGGCCGCGGCGAGCGCGTTCGACACGTGGTGCTCACCGTACAGGCGCAAGGTCACGTCGCTGCACCCGGTGGGTGTGTGGAGCTCGAACGCGGGCCTCCCGTCGGGGGTCATCCGGACCTTCTCGCCCCGTACGTCCGCTTCCGGGGCTTCTCCGAAGAGCAGGACGCGGGCCTTGGTGCGCGAAGCCATCGCGCGTACGAGAAGGTCGTCGGCGTTGAGCACGGCGCAGCCGTCCTCGGGGAGCGCCTCGACCAGCTCGCCCTTGGCCTGGGCGATCGCCTCGCGGCTGCCGAACTCCCCGAGGTGGGCGGAGCCCACGTTGAGGACCAGGC
This DNA window, taken from Streptomyces griseus subsp. griseus, encodes the following:
- a CDS encoding cell division protein SepF, producing the protein MAGAMRKMAVYLGLVEDDGYDGPGFDPDDEFEPEPEPERRRHQPPHQVERERERERERDEPVRVVQPPAQREPVQLPAESGRPARIAPVASITPERPNMEKNAPVIMPKVVSEREPYRITTLHPRTYNEARTIGEHFREGTPVIMNLTEMDDTDAKRLVDFAAGLVFGLHGSIERVTQKVFLLSPANVDVTAEDKARIAEGGFFNQS
- the mraY gene encoding phospho-N-acetylmuramoyl-pentapeptide-transferase; its protein translation is MRQILFAGAIGLFLTLVGTPLLIKLLARKGYGQFIRDDGPRTHGSKKGTPTMGGIAFILATVIAYFLAKVITGEDIRYSGILVLFLMAGMGLVGFLDDYIKIVKQRSLGLRAKAKMAGQLIVGIAFAVLSLQFADSRGNTPASTRLSFVEDFGWSIGPVLFCVWALFMILAMSNGVNLTDGLDGLATGASVMVFGAYTFIGLWQFQESCANAANLTNPSACFEVRDPLDLAVVAAALMGACFGFLWWNTSPAKIFMGDTGSLALGGALAGLAILSRTEFLLAILGGLFVMITMSVVIQVGSFKMTGKRVFRMAPLQHHFELKGWSEVLVVVRFWIIQGMCVIVGLGLFYAGWAAKK
- the murG gene encoding undecaprenyldiphospho-muramoylpentapeptide beta-N-acetylglucosaminyltransferase gives rise to the protein MHVVLAGGGTAGHIEPALALADALRRQDPTVGITALGTERGLETRLVPERGYELALIPAVPLPRKPTPELITVPGRLRGTIKAAEQILERTKADCVVGFGGYVALPGYLAAKRVGVPIVVHEANARPGLANKIGSRYAHGVAVSTPDSKLRGARYIGIPLRRTIATLDRARVRPEARASFGLDPNLPTLLVSGGSQGARHLNEVVQRVAPLLQRSGIQILHVVGPKNELPRIDNMPGMPPYIPVPYVDRMDLAYAAADMMLCRAGAMTVAELSAVGLPAAYVPLPIGNGEQRLNAQPVVNAGGGLLVDDAALTPEWVQGNVLPVLSDPHRLYEMSRAAAEFGRRDADDLLVGMVYEAIASRH
- the murD gene encoding UDP-N-acetylmuramoyl-L-alanine--D-glutamate ligase, which encodes MGSQEVSTVDWQGKHVTVAGLGVSGIPAARALHERGALVTVVNDGDDERARAQAAELEALGITVRLGDGATLPPSTELVVTAPGWQPDKPLFLAAAEAGVDIWGDVELAWRLRGTNGREAAPWLAVTGTNGKTTTVRMLASILEAAGLRTAAVGNIGVSLLDAVLGEQEYDVLAVELSSYQLHWAPSPRAHSAAVLNLAPDHLDWHGSMEAYAADKGRVYEGNTVACVYNAADPATEDLVREADVEEGCRAIGFTLGPPGPSQLGVVDGILVDRAFVKNRQKQAQELAEVSDVNPPAPHNIANALAAAALARAFGVEPAAVRDGLRAFRPDAHRIEHVADIGEVAYVDDSKATNTHATEASLAAYDSIVWIAGGLAKGATFDELVTGAAKRLRGVVLMGADRALIHEALTRHAPEVPVVDLDRTDTGAMSEAVEHAARLARPGDTVLLAPACASMDMFTNYNKRGEAFADAVRARAETSA
- the ftsW gene encoding putative lipid II flippase FtsW, encoding MPAEKSSAVRSRRPAPPRGAGRGSPAPRTPRGGGVRRLYEQARRAWDRPLTAYYVILGSSLLITVLGLVMVYSASMIKALSIDKSSTYFFGKQFVAAVIGGALMLVASRMPVKLHRALAYPMLMITVFLMVLVQVPGIGMSVNGNQNWLYLGGPFQIQPSEFGKLALILWGADLLARKQDKRLLTQWKHMLVPLVPVAFMVLGLIMLGGDMGTAIILTAILFGLLWLAGAPTRLFAGVLGFAAVIAFLLIWTSPNRMSRLSCMGIIGEPDPDDGCWQAAHGIYALASGGWFGSGLGASVEKWGQLPEAHTDFIFAITGEELGLAGTLSVLALFAALGYAGIRVAGRTEDPFVRYAAGGVTTWIMAQAVINIGAVLGLLPIAGVPLPLFSYGGSALLPTMFAVGLMIAFARDDPAARAALAMRRPGVRWKTMRRRVKKRSSGER
- the ftsZ gene encoding cell division protein FtsZ: MAAPQNYLAVIKVIGVGGGGVNAINRMIEVGLKGVEFIAINTDAQALLMSDADVKLDVGRELTRGLGAGANPAVGRKAAEDHREEIEEVLKGADMVFVTAGEGGGTGTGGAPVVANIARSLGALTIGVVTRPFTFEGRRRANQAEDGIAELREEVDTLIVIPNDRLLSISDRQVSVLDAFKSADQVLLSGVQGITDLITTPGLINLDFADVKSVMSEAGSALMGIGSARGDDRAVAAAEMAISSPLLEASIDGARGVLLSISGGSDLGLFEINEAAQLVSEAAHPEANIIFGAVIDDALGDEVRVTVIAAGFDGGQPPTRRESALGGNTNKREEPAAPARPSAESARPAGGLGSVPPREESPAPAEPTPASASSESPLSPVSPPHVPPARPYQDTQAEELDVPDFLK
- a CDS encoding cell division protein FtsQ/DivIB, whose product is MAGPTTAQRGAAGRADTPARPPHIGPEERRISRRTLLILIGVAAALLTAFTVWVLYGSSWLRVEGVSTSGVEVLTREEVEAVAAAPVGAPLISVDTGAMEARLRQKLPRIDSVDVVRSWPHRISLKVTERKPVLLVEKGAKFVEVDGTGFRFATVDRAPKGVPLLELKPERSASLRRFGSDRLLREAVQIAGELPEGVAKDTEAVRITSYDAVSLRLTRDRVVIWGSGEDGPEKARVLTALMKAEPKAGQFDVSAPSAPAVSGS
- a CDS encoding YggS family pyridoxal phosphate-dependent enzyme, producing MTDRKAQLAANLAQVEERITSACAAAGREREEVTLIVVTKTYPASDVRMLHELGVRHVAENRDQDAAPKATACADLSLTWHFVGQLQTNKVRSVMSYADVVQSVDRIKLVTALSGAAVRAERELGCLIQVALDAESGERGERGGVAPDGIEELAAAVDAAEGLRLDGLMTVAPLAGPFAGRQRAAFDRLMEIATRLRTGHPAATMVSAGMSADLEDAVAAGATHVRVGTAVLGVRPGLG
- the pgeF gene encoding peptidoglycan editing factor PgeF, with protein sequence MIGHHQAEPVTGSAHFAFTDRWGGVSAAPYGELNLGGAVGDDPAAVGANRERAARRLGLDPASVVWMNQVHGRDVAVVDGPWGADAEIPAVDALVTTRRGLALAVLTADCTPVLLVDPVTGVVGAAHAGRPGLVAGVVPAVVEAMTALGARPSRITAHTGPAVCGRCYEVPEEMRAEVAAAVPGTWAETSWGTPAVDVTGGVHAQLTALGVSDLHRSPVCTRESGDHFSYRRDRTTGRLAGYVWLD